Genomic segment of Deltaproteobacteria bacterium:
AGGGTGTAGGGTGTAGGGTGTTGGGTATTGGGTGTAGGGATAAGAGCCTTGATCTTTGGACCTTGAACCTTTGCCCTATTTTTTGGGTTTGAACTTCTTCAATTTCTCGGCGGCTTGCTTCAAGGTCTCCATCTTCTTAGGAAAGGCGAAGCGAACCTTGGTCCTTCCCAGCGCTGGGCGGCTATAGAAGCAACTTCCCGGTACAGTCGCCACCCCGATTTTCTCCACTAAATAATAAGCGCAGGCGAAATCATCCTGGAAGCCCAGGTGGCCTACGTCCGTCATAATGTAATACGCTCCCCTCGGTCGATAAACCCTAAATCCAACCTCTTCCAACGCTTGCAGAAGAAAGTCCCTCCTCTCCCGGTACTCTTCCGCCAGGGTCTGATAATAGCGGGGCGCGGAGCGTAATGCGATGGCTGCTGCTTCCTGAAGAGGATGGGCGGCTCCCACCGTGAGAAAATCATGGACTTTGCGGATTGATCCGGTCAGCTTTGCTGAGGCAATAGCCCAGCCCACGCGCCATCCCGTAAGGCTGTAAGTCTTGGAGATGGAATTGATGGTGATGGTTTGATCACGCATCCCCGGCAGAGAGGCGATGCTGACGTGGCTGGCCCCATCGTAAAGAATATGTTCGTAAATCTCGTCGGTCACGGCCACAACTCCCCACTTCAGGCAGAGGTCAGCGATGAATTGCAGTTCCTCCCGGGAAAAAACCTTGCCCGTGGGGTTATTGGGGGTGTTGAGGATGATGGCCTTGGTTTTGTTGCTGAAGGCCCGAGTCAGTTCTTGTTCATCAAAATGCCAGTCCGGTTCATGGAGGGTGATGAACCGCGGGTGGGCCCCGCAAAGGATGGTATCCGGGCCGTAGTTCTCGTAGAAAGGCTCGAAGACGATAACTTCCTCCCCCGGATTGACGATGGCCATGAGGGAGGCGATCATGCACTCCGTCGCCCCGCAGCAGACCGTGATCTCCTTTTCCGGGTCCATGGTCACGCCATTGTATCGGGCGAATTTTTCGGCAATGGCCTGGCGTAGGGCAGGGGTTCCCCAGGTGATGGCATATTGGTTGGCATCGGCATGAATGGCCTTCACGGCCGCTTCTTTTATTTCTTGGGGCGCGGCAAAATCCGGAAACCCCTGAGCCAAGTTAACTCCCTGGTGCTTGAGGCAAACCCGGGTCATATCGCGGATAACCGATTCGGTAAAATTTTTAGCCTTCTCGGAACAAAAATCCTTCATGTTTACTTTCTCCTCTACGTATTACCCAACGGATCGAACGTACTATATATAA
This window contains:
- a CDS encoding aminotransferase class I/II-fold pyridoxal phosphate-dependent enzyme, which translates into the protein MKDFCSEKAKNFTESVIRDMTRVCLKHQGVNLAQGFPDFAAPQEIKEAAVKAIHADANQYAITWGTPALRQAIAEKFARYNGVTMDPEKEITVCCGATECMIASLMAIVNPGEEVIVFEPFYENYGPDTILCGAHPRFITLHEPDWHFDEQELTRAFSNKTKAIILNTPNNPTGKVFSREELQFIADLCLKWGVVAVTDEIYEHILYDGASHVSIASLPGMRDQTITINSISKTYSLTGWRVGWAIASAKLTGSIRKVHDFLTVGAAHPLQEAAAIALRSAPRYYQTLAEEYRERRDFLLQALEEVGFRVYRPRGAYYIMTDVGHLGFQDDFACAYYLVEKIGVATVPGSCFYSRPALGRTKVRFAFPKKMETLKQAAEKLKKFKPKK